Proteins encoded by one window of Gloeocapsa sp. PCC 73106:
- a CDS encoding histidine phosphatase family protein — translation MTTRVIIARHGQSNYNVQKRIQGRSDESVLTAKGQQDAQILGETLKDYPLTAIYCSPLQRAMGTAEIISNSREHPLRVQPLEMLKEIDLPLWENMVKDDVKEKFPEVYRLWKNQPQELKMTRSGGEEFSPVLSLYTQAQNFWQSYLPQHEGETILIVAHNGINRCLIMSAVSMNPEYYHSLQQSNCCINILNFTGGWTDPVQLESLNQTAHLGIPIPPVRSHPNPLRLLLVRHGETDWNRAGRFQGTRDIPLNQKGREQAELAAIFLRDVHLDFAITSPMLRPKETAEIIIAHHPHISLETRADLVEISHGLWEGKLESEIEAEFPGLLEQWQQTPATVQMPEGENLDQVWKRAIACWQEIVETFSTESQTGIVVAHDAINKVIICALLGLNPANFWNIKQGNGAVTVIDYPQGANGKPVLQALNITTHLGSGILDRTAAGAL, via the coding sequence TTGACTACTCGCGTAATTATTGCCCGTCATGGTCAAAGCAATTATAACGTTCAAAAGCGCATACAGGGACGTAGCGATGAATCAGTACTTACAGCCAAAGGTCAACAAGACGCACAAATACTAGGAGAAACCCTCAAAGACTACCCATTGACTGCTATTTACTGCAGTCCTCTACAGCGCGCCATGGGTACCGCTGAGATTATTAGTAACTCCCGGGAACATCCTCTTAGGGTGCAACCCCTAGAAATGTTGAAAGAAATCGATTTACCTCTCTGGGAAAATATGGTCAAAGACGACGTCAAGGAAAAATTTCCCGAAGTTTATCGTCTTTGGAAGAACCAACCCCAAGAACTCAAAATGACTAGATCAGGGGGGGAGGAATTCTCTCCGGTGTTATCTCTATATACCCAAGCTCAAAACTTTTGGCAAAGCTACTTACCCCAACACGAGGGAGAAACTATCTTAATCGTAGCTCACAACGGCATTAACCGCTGTCTGATTATGAGCGCAGTGAGCATGAATCCGGAATACTATCACAGCTTGCAACAATCCAACTGTTGTATCAATATTTTAAACTTCACAGGGGGTTGGACAGATCCAGTACAGTTAGAATCTCTGAACCAAACCGCCCATCTCGGTATACCCATTCCCCCAGTGCGATCGCACCCCAATCCCCTACGCCTGTTACTGGTGCGCCACGGTGAAACAGACTGGAATAGGGCGGGACGTTTTCAAGGAACCAGGGATATCCCCCTCAATCAAAAAGGTAGAGAACAAGCCGAATTAGCTGCCATCTTTCTCCGAGATGTCCATCTAGACTTTGCTATCACCAGTCCGATGTTACGCCCTAAAGAGACAGCAGAAATAATCATCGCCCATCATCCCCATATCTCTCTAGAAACTCGCGCCGATTTAGTAGAAATTAGTCACGGTTTGTGGGAAGGTAAATTAGAGAGTGAAATTGAAGCCGAATTTCCCGGGTTGCTAGAACAATGGCAACAAACTCCCGCAACCGTACAAATGCCCGAAGGAGAAAATTTAGATCAAGTGTGGAAGAGGGCGATCGCCTGTTGGCAAGAAATAGTGGAAACTTTTAGTACTGAATCCCAAACTGGTATAGTAGTTGCCCACGACGCCATTAACAAGGTCATTATTTGCGCATTATTAGGATTAAATCCCGCCAATTTTTGGAATATCAAACAGGGTAACGGTGCCGTCACTGTGATAGACTATCCCCAAGGAGCAAATGGTAAACCAGTACTACAAGCGT
- the dndE gene encoding DNA sulfur modification protein DndE — MEPPLERIKLSQTAKDQLVKLKRYTKIAQWNILCRWGFCRSLAEESIPSPVPLPADSNLELTWRVFGGEVGDLLIVALKQRCYNDGLGTDPETLAQQFRLHLHRGIGYLAGDLNLKSIEGLVKIATNKV, encoded by the coding sequence ATGGAACCACCTCTAGAAAGAATCAAGCTATCACAAACGGCTAAAGATCAACTGGTCAAGTTAAAAAGATACACTAAAATCGCACAATGGAATATTTTATGTCGCTGGGGATTTTGTCGTTCTTTGGCTGAAGAGAGTATTCCTTCGCCGGTGCCTTTACCCGCGGATAGTAATCTAGAATTAACTTGGCGCGTTTTTGGTGGAGAAGTGGGGGATCTGCTGATTGTGGCTTTGAAACAACGTTGTTATAACGATGGTTTGGGAACGGATCCCGAAACTCTAGCCCAGCAGTTTCGCCTCCATCTACACCGTGGTATTGGCTATTTGGCGGGAGATCTTAATCTTAAGAGTATAGAAGGATTAGTCAAAATTGCGACAAATAAAGTTTAA